AACACAGCTACTCAGCAGGGCCCTCAAAGGCAGTCTCCCCAATTGCACCCCAGAGGTTAGCTCTGTCCAGGTCTGTCTGCAATCAGGGCAATGGTGGGTGCTGAGGCATCTCCATGGTTTTGCCTGTACAGCAGAGACCAGGGCGCATGGAACAGGCCAAGGCCATTAGAGCCCCCCACTGTAGCTCCTGTATCACGTGATCCCCCAGGACCAACCCACGCCCCTGCCAGTGGAATAAGTAAAGTTGTGCCGGGGCAGTGGGAGTCAGTGCAGAGTAAAAGGGCCGGGGCTCAGAGAATGACACACGAGCAGCAGCGATCGTCCCCGTTGGGCTGAGAGGAGTAGTTCATCTGCCTGACGATCTCGGCAAACAGTTCATCCACTGAGCCTTTGTGTTTGGCGGAAGTTTCCATGAAGGGGCAGTTCCATTCTTCCGCCAGGGCTTTCCCTTCCCCGTAGGACACTTCCCTCTCCCCTTCCAGGTCCACTTTGTTCCCCACTAGAATCATGGGCACTTTCTCGTACCGTTTCACGCGGATGATCTGGTCGCGCATGGGCTTGATGTCCTGGAAGCTCTGCTGGTTGACCAGGCTGTAGACGAGGATGAAGCCCTGGCCGTTCTTAATGTACAAGTCTCTCATGGAGGCGAACTGCTCGGTGCCCGCCGTGTCCAGGATCTCCAGCACTGAGGGAGACGAGTCCACCTCGATCTCCTTCCGGTAAAAGTCCTCTATGGTGGGGTCGTACTTCTCTATGAACGACCCGGTGACAAACTGCACGGTCAGAGCCGACTTCCCCACCCCGCCCGATCCAAGGACAACTACTTTGTATTCCCGCATGGCTCTCGCCTCCTCCTGCCGCTGCCCGGCTGCTGCTACTGGGGGAGAAGCGCGGCTTTCACTCGGGGACCGTCACTTCATGTGTTCCCTGTTACAATGCCGCGGGGCGGGGAGAAGCACGGGTTTGTCCTCGGGTGTACGTGCAGCTTCTCGGAAGGGACCGGCCCTGCTGCTCCCTTTTCAGGCTGCGCTGCTCTCCATTCCCTTCCCTGGCAGCCCACACTGTACTTATCTTGAATTACACTTGCATTTTTTGTAACTGCCTCTTGCCCATTGGCTGAGGAAGCTCTCGCCTCTGATTGGTCGTTGCTAGAGCCCCTTTGGTTGGCTCAGCCGTATAGCCGCAGAGAAAGTATTTTCATTAGTCAGACGTGACTCATTCACTATTGCTGGCATCTACAAAACCGGCTCCCTACATCTGCTTCAACTACTACCCCCAGCGGCGGTATCCCTTGGCAACACAGAGTACatactgagcatgctgggagctgtaggtcAGCAacgactaaggggcagatttatcaaaggtcgaggtgaaaaaaaacttcgaatttccagctattttttgtgtacttcgactagggaatagtccaacttcgattcgaatttgaaaaaacttcaaaaatcgaaggttgattttttttgaagtactgtctctttaagacacggccattcgccacctaaaagctgccgaacagctgttttagcctttgggggacctcctagaacctgtatggaggcaattggaggAGTTTGggaggtcgaagttaaaaaaactttgaatcgtattacccacttcgacccccaaaaacttcgacctccattcggttggtctttttgagttCGAATTTTTTTGTAGGTTGGTAAGCCCTGATCTTTTTTTGCTCATCCATATACTTTtgggtacagtacagtatatctgGTCTGGGATGTAAAGAGGTAACATTGAATtaacttctaggggcagatttatcaaaagtcgaggtgaattttcgaatgaaaaaaattgaattccgagctattttttgtgtacttcaactaggaaatattcaaaattcgatttgaattttttagaaaaatgtaaaaactcgAATATTAgaagtttatcatgtactgtctctttaaaaattcaacttcgaccattcgccatctaaaacctgccgaaatgctgttttagactatgggggacctcctagaacccatttcgagtcaattggtggactttgaaaaatcaacgttttttttgggaaaaacttcgaatcaaattcgttcgaatgcgctattccttcgattcgtacaattcgtattcggccgactctatcgaaaatggacctattcgaccaaaaaaaacttcaacttaattttggttggtctttttgaattcgaatttcgaagttttttcaatttgaaattcgacccttggtaaatatgccccttactgttatGTAGAGAAGGCTATTTGAGACAAcatgcatttggtcttcattttttatcatttgcgcTTTTCGGCTTATTTTGCTTTCtgtgcagcagttctccagtttggaattttagcagctctctggttgctagggtccaatttaacctagcaaccaggctgtggtTTGTAAGAGGCAGGAATGTGAAGTGAGGAGGGCTTAAATAATAAGAAAGGTAATAAGAAGTAGTAATAATAGGGCTGCCATAAGTCCGGACAgtctggtattttgaagggctgccctggtcaaaacttcctgcccggtttacCAAATAAGAAAAACCGTGCAGGATTTTCCATGATTGACTCGGCGATTGGGCAATGGCCGATCACTGCATCACCCCACAATGTCATGGCCTGCCCCTACGCATCACGGCCATGCCCCTATACATCACGCCCCCTGCATAatggccccgccccctgccctgTCTTTactgggggaaaaggtggcaaccctacgtaaTAACCATAAAATTGTTGCCTCAGAGCAATagttggctgctggggtcagtgacccccccattcaaaagctgaaaaattattttaaaaaatacatgaagatcaactgaaaagttgccataacatactaaaagttaacatgaagaACCAccctgttaaaggggatgtagaggcaaaaaaaataaaattttgct
The genomic region above belongs to Xenopus laevis strain J_2021 chromosome 5L, Xenopus_laevis_v10.1, whole genome shotgun sequence and contains:
- the rap2b.L gene encoding ras-related protein Rap-2b, whose translation is MREYKVVVLGSGGVGKSALTVQFVTGSFIEKYDPTIEDFYRKEIEVDSSPSVLEILDTAGTEQFASMRDLYIKNGQGFILVYSLVNQQSFQDIKPMRDQIIRVKRYEKVPMILVGNKVDLEGEREVSYGEGKALAEEWNCPFMETSAKHKGSVDELFAEIVRQMNYSSQPNGDDRCCSCVIL